One region of Bdellovibrio bacteriovorus genomic DNA includes:
- the recR gene encoding recombination mediator RecR encodes MLHIGALEKLVHELSRLPGIGPKTAQRLAYFILKTNNDFPERLSEALLRVKAEVHECPRCFNYTDTDLCRFCEDPHRSDESICVVEEPADIVRIESSGAFRGRYHVLHGAISPLEGIGPQDLKIKELVERVEAGLSGQGPVIKEIILALDADLEGDTTILYLAKHLQGKGLKLSRIAHGVPIGSDIDFIDDRTMGRALQNRVEL; translated from the coding sequence ATGCTACACATTGGTGCTTTAGAAAAATTAGTCCATGAATTGAGCCGTCTTCCCGGTATCGGGCCGAAGACTGCTCAGCGCTTGGCTTATTTTATTCTAAAGACCAATAATGACTTCCCCGAGCGTTTAAGCGAAGCGCTTTTGCGCGTGAAAGCGGAAGTTCATGAATGCCCTCGCTGCTTCAACTACACGGACACGGATCTTTGCCGTTTTTGCGAAGATCCTCACCGCTCTGATGAATCTATCTGCGTGGTTGAAGAACCTGCTGACATTGTTCGTATCGAATCTTCCGGTGCTTTCCGTGGCCGCTACCATGTTTTGCATGGAGCGATTTCTCCGCTGGAAGGTATCGGACCTCAAGATTTGAAAATCAAAGAGTTGGTTGAACGTGTCGAAGCGGGCTTGAGTGGCCAAGGCCCCGTCATCAAGGAAATCATCCTCGCATTGGATGCCGATCTTGAGGGCGACACGACGATTTTGTACCTAGCTAAGCACCTTCAGGGCAAAGGATTGAAACTTTCTCGCATTGCCCATGGAGTTCCTATTGGCAGCGACATCGATTTCATAGATGATAGAACTATGGGTCGTGCCCTGCAAAATAGAGTGGAGCTGTAA
- a CDS encoding GTP-binding protein produces the protein MSFINYNAKEIHCKVVYYGPSLGGKTTNIQWVYQKTAEDQKSKLVALNTDIERTLFFDFLPLNVGDIRGFKTRFHLYTVPGQVVYDASRKLILKGLDGVIFVADSQIERMDENLESLRNLERNLEQQGYDIREIPLIMQYNKRDLPNVASLAELRSALNPYNAPEIEGCASEGKGVFESLKTVSKSIINVLKGGTTL, from the coding sequence ATGTCCTTTATTAACTACAATGCTAAAGAAATTCACTGCAAGGTGGTCTATTACGGTCCTTCATTGGGCGGTAAGACGACGAATATTCAGTGGGTTTATCAAAAAACGGCGGAGGATCAAAAGTCCAAGCTCGTGGCATTGAATACGGACATTGAGCGCACTCTGTTCTTCGACTTCTTGCCTTTGAACGTTGGTGATATTCGTGGCTTTAAGACGCGTTTTCATCTTTACACCGTTCCTGGCCAAGTGGTGTACGATGCTTCTCGTAAATTGATCCTAAAAGGTTTGGATGGCGTTATTTTCGTCGCCGACTCGCAAATCGAGCGTATGGACGAAAACTTGGAATCTCTTCGCAATTTAGAGCGAAACTTGGAACAACAAGGCTACGACATCCGCGAAATCCCTTTGATCATGCAATATAACAAGCGTGATCTTCCTAATGTGGCCTCTTTGGCTGAACTTCGAAGTGCTTTGAATCCTTATAATGCGCCAGAAATCGAAGGCTGCGCATCTGAGGGAAAAGGCGTTTTTGAGTCTTTGAAGACGGTTTCTAAGTCTATTATCAACGTCCTTAAGGGCGGAACTACTTTATAA
- the nadA gene encoding quinolinate synthase NadA, which produces MSYDIVADIQRLKKEKNAVILAHYYEDGDIQDVADYVGDSFYLAKMGQQVQQDVILLAGVVFMAESVKILNPTKTVLVPDMEASCSLVKGAPYDKYLAWRRQHPDGIAVTYINSSAEVKSISDVIITSSNAQQIVESIPQDRKILFGPDQHLGRWLSKKLNRQFEYWNGACEVHVLFNAKRLVELIAQHPDAVVIAHPECDESVLQYASVIGSTSRLLEEVEKNPAKKFIVATETGIFHQMQKKRPDVELIQAPVLDSGCSCNNCPYMKMNSMEKIKYALETFKPQVHLNEELRLKAKTSLDRMMDITSGKEVSWPKEFTV; this is translated from the coding sequence ATGTCTTATGATATCGTGGCTGATATTCAGCGTTTAAAAAAAGAGAAGAATGCCGTTATCTTGGCTCACTATTATGAAGATGGTGATATCCAGGATGTGGCTGACTATGTTGGTGATAGTTTTTATTTGGCTAAGATGGGGCAGCAGGTTCAGCAGGATGTGATTCTTTTGGCTGGTGTTGTTTTCATGGCTGAAAGTGTGAAGATTTTAAATCCTACGAAGACGGTTTTGGTTCCTGATATGGAAGCCAGTTGTTCTTTGGTGAAGGGGGCTCCTTACGATAAGTACTTGGCTTGGCGTCGTCAGCATCCGGATGGGATTGCGGTTACTTACATCAACTCTTCCGCTGAAGTGAAATCTATTTCTGATGTGATTATCACTTCTTCAAATGCTCAGCAGATTGTTGAGTCGATTCCTCAAGATCGCAAAATTCTTTTTGGACCTGATCAACACTTGGGTCGTTGGTTGTCTAAGAAATTGAATCGTCAGTTCGAATACTGGAATGGCGCTTGTGAAGTGCATGTTCTTTTCAATGCGAAAAGATTGGTCGAGCTTATTGCTCAACATCCAGATGCGGTTGTTATCGCGCACCCTGAGTGTGATGAGTCTGTTCTGCAGTATGCTTCGGTGATTGGTTCGACTTCCCGCTTGCTTGAAGAAGTTGAAAAAAATCCGGCGAAGAAATTTATCGTTGCAACAGAGACTGGCATTTTCCATCAGATGCAGAAGAAGCGTCCTGACGTTGAATTAATCCAGGCTCCGGTTCTGGATTCTGGATGTTCATGCAACAACTGCCCTTACATGAAAATGAACTCGATGGAGAAAATCAAGTACGCGCTTGAGACCTTCAAACCACAGGTTCACCTGAATGAGGAGTTGCGTTTGAAAGCTAAGACGTCTTTGGATCGCATGATGGATATCACTAGCGGTAAAGAAGTTTCTTGGCCGAAAGAATTTACGGTTTAA
- a CDS encoding 4'-phosphopantetheinyl transferase superfamily protein: MTLSASVIESLKKHLPCSELEVLMHTEWGSKNPDNRPLINSELMKALNGRTLYTSISHCPDLGVAVIAPSSVGVDVEIRERVTAPVMARISKEEEMLVAPSLSSLWCAKEAAFKALRPYEQPSVLSKISIGDWQNIDSQIETYRLINAREFNSPSENRGVTIHSATHTFSFFLFYS, encoded by the coding sequence ATGACACTTTCTGCAAGCGTTATCGAGTCCTTAAAAAAGCACCTACCCTGCTCTGAGCTTGAAGTGCTTATGCACACTGAGTGGGGAAGTAAAAATCCTGACAATCGTCCCTTAATTAACAGTGAACTTATGAAGGCCTTAAACGGCCGCACTCTTTATACCTCTATCTCTCATTGCCCTGATCTTGGAGTCGCTGTGATTGCGCCTTCCTCCGTCGGTGTCGACGTAGAAATCCGCGAGCGCGTTACGGCTCCTGTAATGGCGCGCATTTCTAAAGAGGAAGAGATGCTGGTCGCACCCAGTCTTTCTTCTTTGTGGTGCGCGAAAGAAGCTGCGTTTAAAGCACTTCGCCCCTATGAACAGCCCTCGGTCCTTTCGAAAATTTCTATAGGGGACTGGCAAAATATTGATTCTCAGATTGAGACATATCGACTCATAAATGCTCGTGAGTTTAATTCTCCCTCTGAAAACAGGGGTGTTACTATTCACTCCGCAACACACACGTTCAGCTTTTTTCTTTTTTACTCTTAA
- a CDS encoding L,D-transpeptidase yields MKGLLTIFSLLLLATLFSVNSFAQSRNEAERRLMVEDSYEAPRGQLFDEEAYFRGETYLNQYTNVIVINKAASGPMAQSLRLYTNRQLMLKTKVSTGREDLEYITPIRGVINKIFKGSTESHWRHTTRGFYTIKRVENANYRSGESKFKMPYAMFFNEKRGLAVHQVPPDLSGGEAAGEAMLGKRASSGCVRVHKNHIYTIYSSVLAADKGQVPVLDTRSGRPLVDKYGEVRYERGYKTIVIVEEY; encoded by the coding sequence ATGAAGGGCTTATTGACGATTTTCTCGTTGTTGTTACTTGCGACTCTATTTTCTGTAAACTCGTTCGCACAATCTCGCAACGAAGCCGAACGCCGTTTGATGGTTGAAGACAGCTACGAAGCTCCTCGTGGTCAACTTTTCGACGAAGAAGCTTACTTCCGTGGCGAGACTTATTTAAACCAATACACAAACGTGATCGTCATCAACAAAGCGGCTAGCGGCCCGATGGCGCAATCTCTTCGCCTTTACACAAACCGTCAGTTGATGCTGAAAACAAAAGTATCTACAGGTCGCGAAGATCTAGAGTACATCACTCCGATCCGTGGCGTGATCAATAAAATCTTCAAAGGTTCTACAGAGTCTCACTGGAGACACACAACTCGTGGTTTCTACACTATTAAACGTGTTGAAAACGCCAACTACCGTTCTGGCGAAAGCAAATTCAAAATGCCTTACGCGATGTTCTTCAATGAAAAACGTGGTTTGGCTGTTCACCAAGTCCCACCAGATCTTTCTGGCGGCGAAGCTGCAGGCGAGGCGATGTTAGGTAAACGTGCCTCTTCGGGTTGCGTGCGCGTTCATAAAAACCACATCTACACGATCTATTCTTCAGTTTTGGCAGCAGATAAAGGCCAAGTTCCAGTTCTTGATACACGTTCTGGCCGTCCCTTGGTGGATAAATACGGCGAAGTCAGATACGAGCGTGGTTATAAAACTATTGTGATCGTAGAGGAATACTAA
- a CDS encoding PilW family protein, with translation MNQRGFSLIEILVALSVTLIGIFAITTAFSDISKDFNKVFLNRSIKTEANLLMGFLQRNMLRSDIHFYGFAAQTSGLPLGRVVIPYEDRCANLTESCENSTSYLWVYSDVKSPSLPVICPLDEKTLLIDASVDDFGNLSVSGNSVEVGANGTQMPTGEIDLSQNTVIALTDEPNSVLFSVSGNLQKFDPQYNADTGTFAEPRYAGNSDCIKYTKNRNQLYTLPIKPFLIPDSGVSAPDSQTVLNAMGRPPVKLSPLRLMSVGMGQVDGEMNMVVNDCALDSTSKISCTKVFLRTEGVVSLRAQQIFNKPFAGEKVIRASAFSKNYCDGSGCEVLTIPSPLPVSLNGEIDGQIIKTSFSLIKQEFIHTISFYLQVNRDYKAKKTNPELFNEAYHVSSF, from the coding sequence GTGAATCAGCGCGGCTTTTCTTTGATTGAAATTTTAGTCGCGCTGAGTGTGACCCTTATCGGTATCTTTGCGATTACCACGGCGTTTTCAGATATCTCTAAAGATTTTAATAAAGTCTTTTTAAATAGGTCGATTAAGACCGAAGCCAATCTGCTGATGGGATTCTTGCAAAGAAATATGCTAAGGTCCGACATTCATTTCTATGGTTTTGCTGCACAAACTTCGGGTTTGCCGTTAGGAAGAGTTGTAATTCCCTATGAAGATCGATGTGCGAATCTTACTGAATCCTGCGAAAACTCGACATCTTACTTGTGGGTTTACTCTGATGTGAAGAGTCCGTCTCTTCCAGTTATTTGCCCCTTGGATGAAAAGACTCTCTTAATCGATGCCTCCGTCGATGACTTTGGGAATTTAAGTGTGTCGGGAAACTCTGTAGAGGTCGGAGCTAACGGAACGCAAATGCCGACAGGTGAAATCGATCTTTCGCAAAATACTGTTATCGCCTTAACGGATGAACCAAATTCAGTTCTATTTTCTGTCAGCGGAAATTTGCAAAAATTTGATCCTCAATACAACGCAGATACAGGCACATTTGCAGAACCTCGCTATGCTGGTAACTCTGACTGCATTAAATACACAAAAAATAGAAATCAGCTTTATACTCTTCCGATAAAACCATTCCTCATTCCTGACTCTGGTGTAAGTGCTCCGGACAGTCAGACAGTTTTAAATGCGATGGGGCGGCCGCCAGTGAAGCTGTCTCCTTTGAGGCTCATGAGTGTAGGGATGGGGCAGGTTGACGGCGAAATGAACATGGTCGTGAATGACTGCGCTTTAGATTCGACAAGCAAAATTTCCTGCACAAAAGTTTTTCTTAGAACCGAAGGCGTCGTTAGCCTACGTGCGCAGCAGATTTTCAATAAGCCCTTTGCCGGGGAAAAAGTCATTCGAGCCTCGGCGTTTTCGAAAAACTATTGCGATGGGTCCGGCTGTGAAGTGCTAACCATTCCCTCGCCATTGCCTGTTTCGTTAAATGGCGAGATTGATGGGCAGATTATAAAAACTTCCTTTTCATTGATTAAACAAGAATTCATCCACACCATCAGTTTCTATTTGCAAGTGAACCGTGATTACAAAGCGAAGAAGACAAATCCCGAACTTTTTAACGAGGCTTATCATGTCAGCTCGTTCTAA